A portion of the Hydractinia symbiolongicarpus strain clone_291-10 chromosome 10, HSymV2.1, whole genome shotgun sequence genome contains these proteins:
- the LOC130613309 gene encoding uncharacterized protein LOC130613309 isoform X1, translated as MLYKCLVAAFILANLVLSHGRSKHNKKSHVAKETSNVGQKRQNLLDPWDVHYTEPSVNGIASLTQGPNSEDLVALQKAMLGYQTMNKAYEPASVIPEGLMPHRHVRKFKRPTPQKESEDGDDDDDDDDRRDVRRTLNSQGDSSVLYTSRNGDDSTNHMINDEDSRERRKHDQGRSKEQYEQIDDRKKQQYDKKPVNQVKQKDVKEPTDEGRQQYAKESVKERKQEYEKDTSNDKNKEESRFSNSKQNQETEESHQHSSATESEKDGYSSRHGSDDPPDRQPDRMAQMRKQKDDKEENKFTKEKQSSSESERQPERQSQNEHAHGSSERRPFQEKESQHEEKQSQYKETGHKENEEIKEQEDKSEYRPKAKEREDSQQEYGNKERFSEDESREDLKQKGSYEKERESQKNFNEGMQQDGQGMADAGKEASLMQGGSDEAKQKEGKQDKQIKQQKNNDMQSLEEDVRQQKQNEDMKRIADRNKEKEKQFENSFPKLTNADTGNKPDEMKQQSSEENDNKKVTTSEKENLKENQDTSRLKESGKESPEKEYKESSSKYEKEKYNSESEKTREDSSKGKFKQDNDKTSSSEKNSSLKLKQNNAKYNNDEDGDDKKGQYSEKSKKENDEEKQENKYSKQNAQLNEKEDYNKHPEPHKTFDNNDTPLPTIYFAENSKQDNGEGKKYKSDEKTKLIEKEKTDKKEQDKKDDDQPPILEPDKPKGWQQAIETNNKEDKKLRFGNKHEEKQDSGRKPHGHEDESDEEHEKHAKEMYTQKETEKPQTFKGSDSESVNSLAKPKDEQKNLNGSQNSTKAHVQKDGEKSNEDMSDDELEQNSRVVLSQLKQLQSLAQSPNPDPKKIDVSALHPGTVKILKKLGEEHERQQFVEETVKNAADVKDLAEDAKRPKDNSHQDAIVKFAGKSSPCVRQMDGSCVSMPSEADINQMICDGCGWDGCSGAGCGGSMAAAAPPPPPPPPPPPPPPPPPPPPPPPPPPPQKPPKQQLQSIWCIPLPDGSESCPPPPPPPPPPPPASGHGCAGGSGPCGGGTGGGCADSNEGCTDDSESLPPPPPPPPPPPPPRHRCSSGGSCGGGASKCAGGGGACGGGSSQPPSPPAPPLKFKLVPVCEESGGTNCKPPPVVKPAPPAEGCKAGGGGCSKGLKISVACDEAGEGGCGGGGGGGQSYKLVPDGGCGGGAGGGGCAKETDEATTESKKPDPMIPLSCLEALKTMNVPDSEKNNGGQGDTKCSKMLSTLLSNQAESTANTMKIIGSLLKDDGCSLDPNERMVAAKLMGKMMGGGCCSACASGDAAGGGVAGGAGAGAGAGAGGEAGDDSAGGKSGGKCPDSEGYEKFISLGPEHCSSRSLRKWEKGLLSGHKKHAVANSQLNWENGLLEHWKGRKHDFIERKNSKKEEAESESDYPVLKYSHTDNPKLRETDDILTARHKIKSRKSSSRKSERSFHPKFKNKFKNEKSLEVEKERDENAEKKSNLRKPKTINTKRAKLTHPETGLHRGIWNGLSSKTIKAMTSLKSYPKAPHVSYIVDQFSTPRDKGIKYGQRLYGYFVPPESGNYIFAASCTDECKLSLSNTDEESKKDVIISHDAGSVQDQSSDPIPLKGGRTYFIEALSYHDSEDSPMKVGVRMPSGNIVAPIPSQYLRLQRGALVDEEYDQLPDATIRNLISQRSFPDTPSTWKSLSDFSLAEYENDGNHGHRVSGYFLATETGKFKFFGSCPTGCRLYLSDDDSCNRRSLVLEYTPPAKTRKRWMSANSTDEPVTEDNDELLSTKGNVSKIAVNVTTRGLDLPSLFEVSKTFDMKAGLYYYIEALQATKGDKLNTLKMGVVQPSGKTHFPIKRELLKQFKPSKHGVIREVWKDVKGEDVTDLTTASKFPSIPNQVDLLSSFEAPSNEFFNYGQRLKGYFIAPMTGDYRFVMSCDRKCELWMSSTEKPEHKKRMLKELRKTEKHQFDKYPEEQISSPVHLDIGKQYYMEAIHKAATGLDHLSIGVTLPTGSNEWPIPKKYLRFRPKDTITSPIEVPCNYKLDHPPLAATGKSKSKLEDQDKINTAHGLNEVGTVQNDLAILGEVDNTKDIETLQNDGMSFTGDHNNVNENVDEETMNASTKVKVTHLELPFGKDDTNSALEALKVMRKISKGDKSKVKIEKNPKGAGFTLSGLPPTLNTAEVTKIAKGVASVIEESSGEEPVKNKAEASKRPSKGDSESMNVHMSGDLEAGSSSSSSSSSGVDQALNLLKRPGTDHHGGLPSPGIGLYGMNTNINPMSAGIGEAGSSQGVGGSNGEINGDLAGGLSNSAGVGLPTGAGSVPMLNQRPVATEPEIESVSVVGNLAAAHMARLKGGGSGGSGGFGHIAEHAKPHLGTVNVNHPCSKVCTNFALIPLHHSCHKLCRFKNSGSLDGDSIGTPISDMLPGLPYGDAPASLTTGNANGAGIPIGNEDNTESTVTGVAQTNNGLTDLPVSVAGSLSPPNTGELTINRLTDYDVLDVDLEGINSLKNIGAVNQEMGLGNRLFGQKLADSDVPTGLEDASFIGNRLNNEANEFENLMTLKKKKIPAKENAQHTSKLIGQQTTWLKKRGSVQKLFNQRRSNILKKKKKQTHHSTRQGNWIKMSKNKKKHS; from the exons ATGTTGTACAAATGTTTAGTTGCTGCCTTTATCTTGGCAAATTTAGTGCTTTCTCATG GGCGttcaaaacacaacaaaaaatcacACGTGGCAAAAGAAACATCAAATGTGGGCCAAAAAAGACAAAACCTGCTCGACCCTTGGGATGTTCATTATACGGAACCATCAGTAAATGGAATCGCTAGTTTAACCCAAGGTCCCAACAGTGAGGATTTGGTAGCATTACAGAAGGCTATGCTCGGGTATCAAACTATGAATAAAGCTTATGAACCGGCGTCTGTAATACCTGAAGGGTTGATGCCCCATAGACATGTAAGAAAATTTAAACGCCCCACTCCACAAAAGGAAAGCGAAGATGgtgacgatgatgacgatgatgatgatcgCAGAGATGTGAGGCGGACGTTAAATTCTCAAGGGGACTCGTCTGTATTGTACACATCAAGAAATGGTGACGATTCGACGAATCATATGATTAATGATGAGGATAGTAGAGAGAGAAGAAAACACGATCAAGGAAGAAGTAAAGAACAATACGAACAGATTGATGATAGGAAGAAGCAACAATACGATAAAAAGCCAGTCAATCAAGTTAAACAAAAAGACGTAAAGGAACCGACTGATGAAGGTAGACAACAGTATGCAAAAGAGTCCGTAAAAGAACGAAAGCAGGAATATGAGAAAGACACttcaaatgataaaaataagGAGGAATCAAGATTTTCTAATTCAAAACAAAACCAAGAAACAGAAGAATCACATCAACACTCAAGTGCTACCGAAAGTGAAAAAGATGGCTACAGTTCACGACATGGTTCTGATGACCCTCCAGACAGACAGCCAGATAGAATGGCGCAAATGAGGAAACAGAAAGACgataaagaagaaaacaaattcacaaaagaaaaacaaagttcTTCAGAAAGCGAAAGACAACCTGAACGGCAATCACAAAATGAACACGCACATGGGTCGTCTGAAAGAAGACCCTTCCAAGAGAAAGAATCGCAGCATGAAGAGAAACAGTCTCAGTACAAAGAGACCGGACATAAGGAGAACGAAGAAATAAAAGAACAGGAGGATAAGTCCGAATACAGACCTAAAGCAAAAGAAAGGGAAGATTCTCAACAGGAGTATGGAAACAAAGAACGATTTTCTGAAGATGAAAGTAGGGAAGATTTGAAGCAAAAGGGTTCTTACGAAAAGGAAAGAGAGAGTCAGAAAAACTTTAATGAGGGAATGCAACAAGATGGCCAAGGAATGGCAGATGCTGGTAAGGAAGCGTCGCTTATGCAGGGTGGTAGTGATGAAGCAAAACAAAAGGAAGGAAAGCAGGATAAACAAATCAAACAACAAAAGAATAACGACATGCAATCGCTTGAAGAAGATGTTCGTCAGCAAAAACAAAACGAGGACATGAAGAGAATTGCAGATCGTaacaaggaaaaagaaaaacaatttgaaAACAGTTTCCCTAAACTTACTAACGCAGATACAGGGAATAAACCTGACGAAATGAAACAACAATCTTCAGAAGAGAATGACAACAAGAAAGTCACAACAAGCGAAAAAGAAAACTTGAAAGAAAATCAAGATACTTCACGCTTGAAGGAAAGTGGAAAAGAGTCACcagaaaaagaatataaagaaTCAAgttcaaaatatgaaaaagaaaaatataacagTGAGTCTGAGAAAACGAGGGAAGACTCATCCAAGGGAAAATTTAAGCAGGACAATGATAAAACTTCTAGTTCTGAAAAGAACTCCAGcttaaaattgaaacaaaataatGCAAAATATAATAATGATGAAGATGGTGATGATAAAAAGGGACAATATTctgaaaaatctaaaaaagaaaatgatgagGAAAAGCAAGAGAATAAATATAGTAAGCAGAACGCGCAACTCAATGAAAAAGAGGACTATAATAAACATCCTGAACCTCATAAAACATTTGATAATAATGACACTCCACTGCCTACAATATATTTTGCAGAAAACTCGAAACAGGATAATGGTGAGggtaaaaaatacaaaagtgacgagaaaacaaaattaattgagaaagaaaaaACTGATAAGAAGGAACAGGATAAAAAAGATGACGACCAACCTCCGATTTTGGAACCAGATAAACCAAAAGGGTGGCAGCAGGCGATAGAAACGAACAATAAGGAGGATAAAAAGCTCCGCTTTGGAAATAAACATGAAGAGAAGCAAGACAGTGGAAGGAAGCCGCATGGACACGAGGATGAAAGTGACGAAGAGCATGAGAAGCATGCAAAAGAGATGTACAcgcaaaaagaaacagaaaaaccaCAAACTTTCAAAGGGTCGGACAGTGAAAGCGTTAACTCGCTCGCAAAACCAAAGGATGAACAGAAAAATCTGAACGGTTCTCAAAAtagcactaaagcgcatgtgcAAAAAGATGGAGAAAAATCAAATGAAGATATGTCTGATGACGAGTTGGAACAAAACTCGAGAGTTGTTTTAAGTCAATTAAAGCAATTACAAAGCCTCGCGCAATCCCCGAATCCTGATCctaaaaaaattgatgttaGCGCATTGCATCCTGGGActgttaaaattttgaaaaagttagGCGAAGAACATGAGCGACAGCAGTTTGTTGAAGAGACTGTTAAGAACGCCGCTGATGTTAAAGATTTAGCTGAAGATG CAAAAAGACCAAAGGATAATTCCCATCAAGACGCCATTGTTAAATTTGCTGGTAAAAGTTCGCCATGCGTCAGACAAATGG ACGGTTCATGTGTTAGTATGCCTTCAGAAGCTGACATCAATCAAATGATATGTGACG GATGTGGCTGGGATGGTTGCTCAGGAG CTGGATGTGGTGGCAGTATGGCTGCAGCAGCACCTCCGCCTCCTCCACCTCCACCTCCACCGCCACCACCACCTCCTCCACCAccgccaccaccaccacctcccCCACCTCCACAAAAACCACCAAAGCAACAGCTACAGAGTATTTGGTGCATACCAC TGCCTGATGGAAGTGAAAGTtgtccaccaccaccaccaccacctcctcCACCACCACCAGCTAGTGGCCACGGTTGTGCAGGAGGCAGCGGACCATGTGGTGGCGGAACCGGCGGTGGATGCGCAG ATTCAAATGAAGGGTGTACAGATGATAGTGAAAGTCTTCCTCCACCTCCACCTccacctccaccaccaccaccacctcgCCACAGGTGTTCAAGTGGTGGATCATGTGGTGGAGGGGCCAGTAAATGCGCAG gtgGCGGCGGCGCTTGTGGAGGCGGAAGCTCACAACCACCTTCTCCGCCCGCTCCTCCATTGAAGTTCAAATTGGTTCCAGTGTGTGAAG AATCAGGTGGAACGAATTGCAAACCTCCACCAGTTGTCAAACCAGCTCCACCTGCTGAAGGGTGTAAGGCGGGCGGTGGCG GCTGCAGTAAGGGACTAAAGATTTCTGTGGCTTGTGATG AAGCTGGCGAAGGCGGATGCGGTGGCGGTGGTGGTGGCGGACAATCGTACAAGCTTGTCCCCGACGGCGGGTGCG GTGGTGGCGCAGGTGGCGGTGGATGTGCAAAAGAAACCGACGAAGCGACAACTGAGTCTAAAAAACCTGACCCTATGATTCCATTGAGTTGTTTGGAAGCTTTGAAAA CAATGAATGTTCCTgattcagaaaaaaataatggtGGCCAAGGCGATACGAAATGTTCAAAAATGCTAAGCACGCTTTTAAGTAACCAAGCTGAGAGCACTGCCAACACGATGAAAATCATCGGAAGCCTGCTAAAGGATGACGGGTGTTCGCTGGATCCTAACGAAAGAATGGTAGCTGCCAAACTTATGGGGAAAATGATGGGCG GTGGTTGTTGCAGTGCGTGTGCCAGCGGTGATGCTGCAGGTGGCGGTGTTGCTGGCGGTGCTGGAGCTGGTGCCGGTGCCGGTGCTGGTGGTGAGGCTGGAGACGATAGTGCTGGTGGAAAATCTGGTGGTAAATGCCCAGATTCCGAAGGATATGAGAAGTTTATTTCATTAGGACCAGAACATTGCTCCAg TCGCAGTTTGAGGAAATGGGAAAAAGGATTATTAAGCGGTCATAAGAAGCACGCAGTTGCAAACAG TCAACTGAACTGGGAAAACGGGTTACTTGAACACTGGAAAGGTCGAAAGCATGATTTTATTGAAAG aaaaaattCAAAGAAGGAAGAAGCAGAATCAGAATCCGATTATCCAGTATTAAAATATTCACATACGGATAATCCGAAATTACGTGAAACTGACGACATATTAACGGCGcgacataaaataaaatcaagAAAGTCGTCGTCTCGAAAATCGGAAAGATCGTTCCatccaaaattcaaaaataaatttaaaaacgaaaaatcgcTGGAGGTGGAAAAAGAAAGAGATGAAAATGCAGAGAAGAAATCAAATTTAAGGAAACCAAAGACGATAAACACGAAAAGAGCAAAATTGACACATCCTGAAACAG GCTTACATCGTGGAATTTGGAATGGGTTATCGAGCAAAACAATCAAGGCAATGACGTCACTAAAATCATATCCAAAGGCACCGCACGTGTCTTACATAGTAGACCAATTTTCAACACCGCGTGACAAAGGTATCAAATATGGTCAGCGGTTGTATGGTTATTTTGTTCCACCGGAGTCTGGGAACTATATATTTGCCGCGTCATGCACGGATGAGTGCAAACTGTCGCTAAGTAATACGGATGAAGAGTCAAAGAAAGATGTCATTATATCGCATGATGCAGGGAG CGTTCAAGATCAGAGCTCAGATCCTATTCCCTTGAAAGGAGGACGAACATATTTCATCGAAGCGTTATCATATCATGATAGTGAAGATTCTCCTATGAAAGTCGGTGTACGCATGCCGTCTGGAAATATCGTTGCACCAATACCTTCGCAATATTTGAGGTTGCAGAGAGGAG CGCTGGTCGACGAAGAATACGATCAATTACCAGATGCTACCATACGTAATCTTATAAGTCAGCGCTCATTTCCCGACACGCCATCGACATGGAAATCTTTGTCGGACTTCAGTTTAGCTGAGTATGAAAACGACGGAAATCATGGTCATAGAGTTAGCGGCTACTTCTTGGCAACAGAGACAGGGAAGTTTAAATTCTTTGGTTCATGTCCAACTGGTTGTCGTCTGTATTTAAGTGATGATGATTCGTGCAATCGACGATCTTTGGTACTAGAGTACACACCCCCAGCAAAGACAAGAAAAAG ATGGATGTCAGCAAATAGTACTGATGAGCCGGTAACCGAAGATAATGATGAGCTACTCTCAACTAAGGGAAATGTTAGCAAAATCGCAGTGAATGTTACAACAAGAGGACTTGACTTACCCTCCCT ATTTGAAGTATCGAAGACATTCGACATGAAAGCTGGTTTATATTACTATATAGAAGCCTTACAAGCCACAAAAGGGGATAAATTAAACACCCTAAAAATGGGCGTGGTCCAACCAAGCGGAAAAACACATTTTCCAATCAAAAGAGAATTGCTGAAACAATTTAAACCAA gtaAACATGGAGTGATACGTGAAGTGTGGAAAGACGTGAAAGGGGAAGACGTTACTGATCTCACAACTGCTTCAAAATTTCCCTCAATTCCTAACCAG GTTGATTTGCTGTCCAGCTTCGAAGCACCATCAAACGAATTCTTTAATTACGGCCAACGATTAAAAGGATATTTCATTGCACCAATGACAGGCGACTATCGCTTTGTTATGTCATGTGATCGTAAGTGCGAACTGTGGATGTCCTCAACTGAAAAACCAGAACACAAGAAAAGAATGTTGAAAGAATTGAGAAAGACAGAAAAACATCAATTTGAcaa ATACCCCGAAGAGCAAATATCCAGCCCTGTTCATCTGGACATTGGCAAGCAGTATTACATGGAAGCCATTCATAAGGCTGCTACAGGCCTTGATCATTTAAGCATCGGTGTTACCTTGCCAACCGGATCTAATGAATGGCCTATTCCGAAGAAATATTTGAGGTTCAGACCAAAAG ATACTATTACATCACCCATCGAGGTTCCTTGTAATTACAAACTCGATCATCCACCTTTGGCAGCTACAGGGAAAAGCAAATCAAAATTAGAGGACCAAGACAAGATTAATACGGCACACGGACTTAATGAAGTAGGAACAGTTCAAAATGACCTTGCAATACTAG GTGAAGTTGACAATACTAAAGACATCGAAACGCTGCAAAACGATGGCATGTCATTTACCGGGGACCATAACAACGTCAACGAAAATGTCGACGAAGAAACCATGAATGCTAGTACAAAGGTTAAAGTGACACATCTAGAGTTACCTTTTGGTAAAGATGATACCAATAGCGCACTTGAAGCCTTAAAAGTCATGCGCAAAATAAGCAAAGGTGATAAAAGTAAGGTGAAGATAGAGAAAAATCCAAAAGGAGCTGGCTTCACCTTATCTGGTTTGCCACCAACGTTAAATACTGCTGAAGTTACAAAGATTGCCAAAGGCGTTGCTTCAGTTATCGAAGAAAGTTCAGGAGAGGAGCCTGTTAAAAACAAAGCTGAAGCCTCCAAACGCCCATCGAAGGGTGACTCTGAATCTATGAATGTGCATATGAGTGGAGACCTTGAAGCCGGCAGTAGTAGCAGCAGTAGTAGCAGCAGCGGTGTTGATCAAGCATTAAACTTACTAAAACGTCCTGGTACGGATCATCATGGTGGATTGCCCTCTCCAGGAATAGGTCTATATGGGATGAACACAAACATCAACCCAATGAGTGCGGGGATAGGCGAGGCTGGGTCCTCCCAAGGTGTTGGGGGAAGTAATGGTGAAATTAATGGTGATTTAGCTGGTGGCTTATCAAATTCAGCTGGCGTTGGTTTACCCACAGGCGCTGGAAGTGTTCCAATGCTAAATCAGCGTCCTGTTGCCACTGAACCGGAAATCGAATCCGTGAGCGTGGTAGGAAACTTAGCTGCCGCTCATATGGCGAGACTTAAAGGTGGTGGAAGTGGTGGAAGCGGGGGATTTGGACATATTGCAGAACATGCGAAGCCTCATCTTGGAACGGTTAACGTGAATCATCCCTGTTCAAAGGTTTGCACTAATTTCGCTCTAATACCCTTACACCACTCCTGCCATAAACTTTGCAGATTCAAGAATTCCGGATCACTGGATGGAGACAGTATTGGCACACCTATAAGCGACATGTTACCGGGTTTACCATACGGTGACGCTCCTGCTAGCCTAACTACTGGCAACGCAAATGGTGCAGGCATCCCGATTGGTAATGAGGATAATACAGAATCAACCGTTACTGGTGTAGCGCAAACTAATAATGGCTTAACAGATCTTCCAGTTTCGGTTGCCGGTTCTTTATCACCACCAAATACTGGTGAACTAACGATTAACCGGTTAACGGATTATGATGTATTGGATGTAGACTTAGAGGGAATAAACAGCCTGAAGAACATCGGAGCTGTAAACCAAGAGATGGGATTAGGGAACAGGCTTTTCGGACAAAAGTTAGCTGATTCTGATGTCCCAACAGGTTTAGAAG ACGCATCTTTTATCGGTAACCGGTTAAATAACGAGGCAAATGAATTTGAGAATTTAATGActttgaagaagaagaaaataccGGCAAAAGAAAATGCACAACATACATCCAAATTAATTGGTCAGCAAACAACGTGGCTGAAAAAAAGAGGGAGTGTACAGAAATTATTCAATCAACGGAGAAGCAATAtcctgaagaaaaagaaaaaacaaactcaTCATTCTACAAGACAGGGCAATTGGATAAAAATgtcgaaaaataagaaaaagcacTCTTAA